A genomic region of Enterococcus sp. 12C11_DIV0727 contains the following coding sequences:
- a CDS encoding 6-phospho-alpha-glucosidase — MKKFSIVIAGGGSTFTPGIVLMLLDNLEKLPIRQIKFYDNNLERQKQIADACEIIIKEQAPDIEFLVTTDPKTAFTDVDFVMAHIRVGLYAMREKDEKIPLKYGVIGQETCGPGGIAYGMRSIGGVLELIDYMEKYSPDAWMLNYSNPAAIVAEATRKLRPESKIINICDMPVGIEERMAKSVGLSSRKEMVVRYYGLNHFGWWTDIRDQKGNDLMPQIKAHVKEYGYSLKEEVEESQHTDASWMHTFAKAKEVYAVDPTTLPNTYLKYYFYPQDEVAQANPEYTRANEVMAGREKHVFGECNRITKAGTAKGTTLEVDEHASYIVDLARAIAYNTHERMLLIVENQGAVVNFDETAMVEVPCIVGSNGPEPIVQGKIPRFQKGLMEQQVAVEKLVVEAWTEGSYQKLWQALMLSRIVPNARIAQEILDDLIEANQAFWPKLS, encoded by the coding sequence ATGAAGAAATTTTCGATCGTAATTGCAGGTGGGGGAAGTACATTTACCCCAGGAATCGTGTTAATGTTATTAGATAATTTAGAAAAGTTACCCATTAGACAGATCAAATTTTATGACAATAATCTAGAAAGACAAAAGCAAATTGCAGATGCCTGCGAAATTATCATTAAGGAACAAGCGCCAGACATTGAATTTTTGGTGACAACAGATCCTAAAACAGCGTTTACCGATGTTGATTTTGTAATGGCTCATATTCGTGTTGGACTTTATGCTATGCGGGAAAAAGATGAAAAGATTCCACTGAAATACGGCGTGATCGGTCAAGAAACCTGTGGACCAGGCGGAATTGCTTATGGTATGCGTTCCATTGGTGGAGTATTGGAGTTGATCGACTACATGGAGAAATATTCACCAGATGCCTGGATGTTGAATTACTCAAATCCAGCAGCGATCGTGGCAGAAGCAACGCGGAAGTTACGTCCGGAAAGTAAAATTATCAATATTTGTGACATGCCAGTCGGTATCGAGGAACGCATGGCGAAATCTGTTGGGCTGAGTTCTAGAAAAGAGATGGTTGTACGTTATTATGGTTTGAATCACTTTGGTTGGTGGACAGATATTAGAGATCAAAAGGGCAATGACCTAATGCCGCAAATCAAAGCCCATGTCAAAGAGTATGGTTACTCTTTAAAAGAGGAAGTGGAAGAATCACAACATACCGATGCTAGCTGGATGCATACATTTGCCAAAGCCAAAGAAGTCTATGCAGTGGATCCAACCACTTTACCCAATACGTACTTGAAGTATTACTTTTACCCGCAAGACGAAGTAGCTCAGGCAAACCCAGAATATACACGAGCAAATGAAGTTATGGCTGGACGTGAAAAACATGTTTTTGGTGAATGTAATCGGATCACCAAAGCAGGTACCGCCAAAGGGACGACCTTGGAAGTGGATGAACATGCTTCTTATATTGTCGATTTAGCCAGAGCAATCGCCTATAATACCCATGAAAGAATGTTGTTGATTGTTGAAAACCAAGGTGCTGTCGTCAATTTTGATGAAACTGCTATGGTAGAGGTTCCGTGTATCGTTGGCAGTAACGGACCAGAACCGATTGTTCAAGGAAAGATTCCTCGTTTCCAAAAAGGGCTGATGGAACAACAAGTGGCGGTCGAAAAACTAGTTGTTGAGGCTTGGACAGAAGGCTCGTACCAAAAATTATGGCAAGCGTTAATGTTATCAAGAATTGTGCCAAACGCTCGAATCGCACAAGAAATTTTAGATGATTTAATTGAAGCCAATCAAGCGTTTTGGCCTAAGTTGTCGTAG
- a CDS encoding MurR/RpiR family transcriptional regulator, protein MNLETLMQKYQKGLSELDWAILGYILENEQQVMQLSIVELGEKVHSSKSSILRLTKKLGFSGYSEFKYFMRQSKQNNIGTTDTDLIDLQTKDIENTVKLAQQTDFTSLSKAIQQANTVYCYATGYSQRKVVEEFSKMLMICDKRSIIIPVKTELDISMSMITKEDIVLFVSLSGETDDVKENILSLNARNIPIAAITAFSHNFFAEHAQYAYFYYSTPFTVSGKEHIAQSLVGLSVLVDLIYRKYVTFLNKQFEEET, encoded by the coding sequence ATGAATTTAGAGACGTTGATGCAAAAATACCAAAAGGGTTTAAGTGAGCTGGATTGGGCTATTTTAGGGTATATTTTAGAAAATGAGCAACAGGTTATGCAACTTAGTATTGTTGAATTGGGAGAGAAAGTTCACAGTTCCAAATCATCGATTTTACGATTAACTAAAAAATTAGGTTTTTCTGGTTATTCAGAGTTTAAGTATTTTATGCGGCAATCGAAACAAAATAACATTGGGACGACAGACACGGATTTGATTGATTTGCAGACCAAAGATATTGAAAATACAGTTAAACTAGCACAACAGACAGATTTTACTTCTTTGAGTAAAGCAATTCAACAAGCAAATACTGTCTATTGCTATGCAACGGGTTACTCCCAACGAAAAGTGGTCGAAGAATTTTCTAAGATGCTGATGATTTGTGACAAACGTTCGATCATCATTCCTGTTAAAACCGAACTTGACATTAGTATGTCAATGATTACGAAAGAAGATATTGTTTTGTTTGTATCGTTAAGTGGAGAAACAGATGACGTCAAAGAGAATATTCTTTCGTTAAATGCGCGAAACATTCCAATTGCGGCAATCACAGCTTTTTCCCATAATTTTTTTGCCGAACACGCTCAATATGCCTATTTTTATTACTCAACTCCTTTTACTGTTTCTGGAAAAGAGCATATTGCCCAGTCCTTAGTTGGGTTAAGTGTATTGGTTGATTTGATTTATAGAAAATATGTGACATTTTTGAATAAACAATTTGAGGAGGAAACCTGA
- a CDS encoding class II fructose-bisphosphate aldolase, which translates to MPLVSGTEFLKAARKGGYGVGGFNTNNLEWTKAILEAAEAKKAPVLIQTSMGAAKYMGGYQVCYDLVKDLIDSMGITVPVALHLDHGEYKDALECIEIGYTSVMFDGSHLPFEENIEKAKDVVAKAHAKGVSVECEVGSIGGEEDGIIGSGELADVQECVQMVATGIDYLACGIGNIHGSYPDNWTGLAFDHLQEIADAVGDIPLVLHGGSGIPLEQVQKAISMGVSKINVNTECQEVFAAATRKYIEEGKDLEGKGFDPRKLLAPGTKAVTELVEQRIEWFGSANKA; encoded by the coding sequence ATGCCATTAGTATCAGGAACAGAATTTCTTAAAGCAGCTCGCAAAGGCGGCTACGGTGTCGGAGGATTCAACACAAACAACCTAGAATGGACAAAAGCGATTCTTGAAGCAGCAGAAGCTAAAAAAGCGCCAGTTTTGATCCAAACTTCTATGGGTGCGGCTAAATACATGGGCGGATACCAAGTATGTTACGATTTAGTAAAAGACTTGATCGATTCAATGGGCATTACTGTACCAGTAGCGCTTCATTTAGATCACGGTGAATACAAAGATGCATTAGAATGTATCGAAATCGGCTACACTTCAGTTATGTTTGATGGTTCTCATTTACCATTTGAAGAAAACATCGAAAAAGCCAAAGACGTTGTTGCTAAAGCACACGCTAAAGGTGTTTCTGTAGAATGTGAAGTTGGTTCAATCGGCGGCGAAGAAGACGGAATCATTGGTTCTGGCGAATTAGCTGACGTTCAAGAATGTGTACAAATGGTTGCTACAGGTATTGACTACCTAGCATGCGGAATCGGTAACATCCACGGTTCATACCCAGACAACTGGACTGGTTTAGCATTTGACCACTTACAAGAAATCGCTGACGCTGTTGGTGACATTCCATTAGTATTACACGGTGGATCAGGTATTCCTTTAGAACAAGTTCAAAAAGCAATCTCAATGGGCGTTTCTAAAATCAACGTTAACACTGAGTGTCAAGAAGTATTTGCAGCTGCAACTCGTAAATACATCGAAGAAGGCAAAGATCTTGAAGGTAAAGGATTTGACCCTCGTAAATTATTAGCACCAGGAACAAAAGCTGTTACTGAATTAGTTGAACAACGTATCGAATGGTTCGGTTCTGCTAACAAAGCATAA
- a CDS encoding UDP-N-acetylglucosamine 1-carboxyvinyltransferase: MKKIVINGNRPLTGEVSISGAKNSAVALIPAAILADSPVTLDGVPDIQDVHSLIEILEIMGAKTTFTDNTLVIDPTEIVSVPMPKGKINSLRASYYFMGSLLGKFGEGVVGLPGGCYLGPRPIDLHIKGFEALGAKVTNEHGAMYLRAEEGLQGTRIFMDMVSIGATINVMLAAVKAEGKTIIENAAREPEIIDVATLLNNMGANIRGAGTDIIRIEGVETLHGCRHSIIPDRIEAGTYLALAAAMGEGVKVRNVIYEHLESFIAKLQEMGVKMTIEEDMIEVHPSHDLKMTTVKTYPYPGFATDLQQPITPLMMKAKGTGEVIDSIYAQRTKHIPELVRMGADASIEGNMIVINGPTQLHGAEVVASDLRAGACLVIAGLMATGTTTIYNVEYILRGYDHIIEKLTALGADIQMIETEEEIEVAK, from the coding sequence ATGAAAAAAATCGTAATCAATGGTAATCGTCCATTAACAGGAGAAGTATCTATCAGCGGAGCAAAAAACAGTGCAGTAGCATTGATTCCCGCAGCGATCTTAGCTGATTCACCAGTAACATTAGATGGTGTACCTGATATTCAAGATGTTCATTCATTAATTGAAATTTTAGAAATCATGGGTGCTAAAACAACCTTTACTGACAATACACTCGTTATCGATCCAACCGAAATCGTTTCTGTTCCGATGCCAAAAGGCAAAATCAATAGCTTACGTGCTTCATATTACTTTATGGGCTCATTATTAGGAAAGTTTGGCGAAGGTGTTGTTGGCTTACCTGGTGGCTGTTATTTAGGGCCTCGTCCAATTGATCTTCATATCAAAGGCTTTGAAGCTCTTGGTGCAAAAGTAACGAATGAACATGGTGCGATGTACTTAAGAGCTGAAGAGGGACTTCAGGGAACAAGAATTTTCATGGATATGGTTTCAATTGGCGCAACAATCAATGTGATGCTAGCAGCTGTTAAGGCAGAGGGCAAAACGATCATTGAAAATGCTGCTCGTGAACCAGAAATCATTGATGTTGCAACGTTGTTAAATAATATGGGTGCCAACATCCGTGGTGCTGGAACCGATATTATCCGCATCGAAGGTGTTGAGACGCTGCATGGCTGCCGCCATTCGATTATTCCGGATCGAATCGAAGCAGGGACTTATTTAGCTCTGGCTGCTGCAATGGGTGAAGGAGTAAAAGTTCGTAATGTCATTTACGAACATCTAGAAAGTTTCATTGCTAAATTACAAGAAATGGGCGTTAAGATGACGATCGAAGAAGATATGATCGAAGTTCATCCATCTCATGATTTGAAGATGACAACCGTTAAGACCTATCCTTATCCAGGTTTTGCAACTGATTTACAACAACCAATCACACCTTTGATGATGAAAGCTAAAGGGACTGGCGAAGTGATTGATAGTATCTATGCACAACGAACAAAACATATTCCTGAACTTGTGCGGATGGGTGCAGATGCGTCGATCGAAGGTAATATGATCGTCATCAATGGACCAACGCAGCTCCATGGTGCCGAAGTAGTAGCTTCAGATCTTAGAGCAGGTGCTTGTTTAGTGATTGCTGGCTTGATGGCTACAGGGACTACAACAATTTATAATGTAGAATACATTTTACGTGGTTATGACCACATTATTGAAAAATTAACGGCACTTGGTGCAGATATTCAAATGATCGAAACGGAAGAAGAAATCGAGGTGGCTAAATGA
- the rho gene encoding transcription termination factor Rho: protein MSDYLTMAELENSTLKDIYSYAKEFKIPYYSQMNKKELSLAVIRAQAEKQGFFFMEGILDIVSQDGYGFLRPINYGPSAEDIYISSSQIRRFGLRNGDKVAGKARPPKESERYYGLMHVESVNGKDPEEAKERPHFPALTPLYPEKQIKLETTPGRLSTRMIDIFSPVGFGQRGLIVAPPKAGKTSVLKEIANGISENYPDVELILLLIDERPEEVTDLERSVNGDVVSSTFDQQPQNHTRVSELVLERAMRLVEDKRDVVILMDSITRLARAYNLVIPASGRTLSGGIDPAAFYKPKRFFGAARNIEEGGSLTILATALVDTGSRMDDVIFEEFKGTGNMELHLSRDLADRRIFPAIDIKKSGTRKEDLLMSAEQLEETWKLRNHMTGDSLEYTEQFVKFLRKTKNNQKFFEEFHDVSFGRQAKKNVKR from the coding sequence ATGAGTGACTATTTAACGATGGCGGAGCTTGAAAATAGTACATTGAAAGATATCTATTCTTATGCTAAAGAATTCAAGATCCCTTATTATAGTCAAATGAATAAAAAAGAACTCTCTCTAGCTGTTATTCGCGCACAAGCTGAGAAACAAGGATTTTTCTTCATGGAAGGAATCCTTGATATTGTTTCTCAGGATGGCTATGGTTTTTTACGACCAATCAATTACGGACCGAGTGCAGAAGATATCTATATCTCATCTTCTCAAATTCGTCGTTTTGGCTTACGAAATGGTGATAAAGTTGCAGGAAAAGCACGTCCACCTAAAGAGTCTGAACGTTATTATGGGTTGATGCATGTTGAAAGTGTCAACGGGAAAGATCCAGAAGAAGCAAAAGAACGCCCGCATTTTCCAGCCTTAACACCGCTTTACCCCGAAAAACAAATCAAATTAGAAACAACTCCTGGTAGATTATCGACACGCATGATCGATATTTTTTCTCCTGTTGGTTTTGGTCAACGCGGTTTGATCGTAGCACCACCTAAAGCAGGGAAGACAAGTGTCTTAAAAGAAATTGCCAATGGTATTTCAGAAAATTATCCTGATGTAGAATTGATCCTTCTTTTGATTGATGAACGACCAGAAGAAGTCACTGATTTAGAACGTAGTGTCAATGGTGACGTAGTTTCTTCAACTTTTGATCAGCAACCACAAAATCATACACGAGTTTCCGAATTGGTTTTAGAACGAGCGATGCGTTTGGTTGAAGACAAACGCGATGTGGTGATTTTGATGGATAGTATTACGCGTTTAGCGCGTGCGTATAACTTAGTGATCCCAGCTAGTGGACGTACACTTAGCGGCGGGATCGATCCAGCAGCGTTTTACAAACCAAAACGTTTCTTCGGTGCTGCTAGAAATATCGAAGAGGGCGGCAGTTTAACGATTCTTGCTACAGCTTTAGTGGATACAGGAAGTCGTATGGATGATGTTATTTTCGAAGAATTTAAAGGAACGGGTAATATGGAGTTGCACTTATCTCGTGACTTAGCAGATCGCCGTATTTTCCCTGCAATCGATATCAAAAAATCGGGTACACGTAAAGAAGATTTATTAATGTCTGCTGAACAGTTAGAAGAAACATGGAAATTACGTAACCATATGACGGGTGATTCTTTAGAATATACCGAGCAATTCGTCAAATTCTTACGCAAAACAAAAAACAACCAGAAATTCTTTGAAGAATTTCATGATGTTTCCTTTGGGAGACAAGCCAAAAAAAATGTTAAAAGATAA
- a CDS encoding type B 50S ribosomal protein L31 — MKQDIHPEYHPVIFMDSTTGFKFLSGSTKHSDETAEWEDGNTYPVIRVEVTSDSHPFYTGRQKFTQADGRVDRFNKKYGIKDANANPEG; from the coding sequence ATGAAACAAGATATCCATCCAGAATATCACCCAGTAATTTTTATGGACTCAACTACAGGCTTTAAGTTTTTATCAGGTTCTACTAAGCACTCTGATGAAACAGCTGAGTGGGAAGACGGAAACACTTACCCAGTAATCCGTGTCGAAGTTACATCTGACTCTCATCCATTCTATACTGGACGTCAAAAATTTACACAAGCAGACGGACGTGTGGACCGTTTCAACAAAAAGTATGGTATCAAAGATGCCAACGCCAACCCAGAAGGTTAA
- a CDS encoding HAD-IC family P-type ATPase, with amino-acid sequence MNWYQMTTEQVLTTLKSGLNGLDRTLRKKKQEEGSNTLSKEKETSKLQKFLHHFHDLLIYVLLVSAILKGVSSQFIDMSIILLVVVINAIIGYVQEAKASDSLESLTSMMSSEAVVLVEGEKETVKAETLVPGDIVYLSPGDIVPADLRVIEAYNLVIDEAMLTGESTPVEKNNQTLQEDADLGDHTNMAYSGTLINSGTGKGIVVQIGDQTEIGKINQHLKNVGSNETPLIKKMKQLNKQIFLFLIALIIFLVLFSLFFRDLSASELLSSMIALAVSAVPEGLPAVLSIILSVGVTRMARQHAIIKKMPAVETLGSMGVICSDKTGTLTKNEMEVVALVTSKETIDTTVNGAESETMRQVEQDKSLRKMAEIASYCNDTKITYKNGVREVIGNPTEGALLDWANHMALVEEEHDISKIPFDSTYKYMATLVDIQGKRYIYLKGAPDVLLNMVDYQLSDDNTETFDEDYWQQKISQQARKGQRILAAAFKEVTQAQTTLAHEDLHSGMILAGLFGIIDPPKKEAIEAVRISQQAGISVKMITGDHKDTAVAIAKEIGLENYQNALVGQDIEQLSDEELAKVVLSNDVYARTTPEHKLRLVNAIQSNGQIVGMTGDGVNDAPALKQADIGIAMGIKGTEVTKDAADMVLADDNFATITVAIREGRRVYENLKKTIYFSLPTAFAQGLLVVVSLLLDRPLPLTSVQILWLNMVTTITLSFALGFEPLAKNGMNQPPRDPKENILDRYAVFRIVYVSLLLAALGFLVNGFLEGRHASEAVMQTTLITTIVFGQVFYMINCREIYRFSINKSILANKVLWLSLLILVILQALLIYTPIIHLALGTATIGWPYIKLALLSGVVVFIVVELEKLITRKLKKS; translated from the coding sequence ATGAACTGGTATCAAATGACAACCGAGCAAGTGTTAACGACACTAAAATCAGGTTTAAATGGACTCGACAGAACTCTGAGAAAAAAGAAACAAGAAGAAGGCAGTAATACACTCTCAAAAGAAAAAGAAACAAGCAAGCTGCAAAAATTTCTTCATCATTTTCATGATTTGTTGATTTATGTATTGCTTGTATCAGCTATCTTAAAAGGGGTCAGTAGTCAGTTTATTGATATGTCGATTATTTTATTGGTGGTAGTCATTAATGCGATTATCGGTTATGTCCAAGAAGCGAAAGCATCCGATTCTTTAGAAAGTCTCACTTCAATGATGAGTTCAGAAGCAGTTGTATTAGTGGAAGGTGAAAAAGAAACGGTTAAAGCAGAAACTTTAGTTCCAGGCGATATTGTCTATTTAAGTCCAGGTGATATTGTGCCAGCAGATCTTCGCGTAATTGAAGCCTATAATTTAGTGATTGATGAAGCGATGTTAACTGGTGAGTCAACGCCTGTTGAGAAAAATAATCAAACACTTCAAGAAGATGCAGATTTAGGTGATCACACCAATATGGCTTATTCAGGTACCTTGATCAATAGTGGAACGGGTAAAGGGATCGTGGTTCAAATTGGTGATCAAACTGAGATTGGAAAGATCAATCAGCATTTGAAAAATGTAGGTAGTAACGAGACACCATTGATCAAAAAGATGAAACAGTTAAATAAACAAATCTTTCTATTTTTAATAGCTTTGATCATTTTTCTGGTCCTGTTCAGTTTATTTTTCCGGGATCTATCGGCTAGTGAATTACTTTCTTCAATGATTGCTTTAGCTGTTTCAGCTGTGCCGGAAGGATTACCGGCTGTATTATCTATTATTTTATCAGTCGGTGTCACCAGAATGGCCCGTCAACACGCGATCATCAAAAAGATGCCAGCTGTTGAAACATTAGGCAGCATGGGCGTCATCTGTTCTGATAAAACTGGAACGCTGACAAAAAATGAGATGGAAGTTGTAGCACTTGTTACATCAAAAGAAACGATCGATACCACCGTCAATGGTGCTGAATCAGAGACTATGCGTCAAGTTGAACAAGATAAGTCCTTGAGAAAAATGGCAGAAATCGCTTCGTATTGTAATGATACAAAAATTACGTATAAAAATGGCGTGAGAGAAGTGATCGGCAATCCAACTGAAGGTGCTTTACTGGATTGGGCTAATCATATGGCTCTTGTAGAAGAAGAGCATGATATTAGTAAAATTCCGTTTGATTCAACGTATAAATATATGGCGACACTAGTAGATATTCAAGGTAAACGTTACATTTATTTAAAAGGTGCGCCAGATGTTTTGCTAAATATGGTCGATTATCAACTTTCTGATGATAATACGGAAACGTTTGATGAAGACTATTGGCAGCAAAAAATCAGCCAACAAGCAAGAAAAGGACAACGAATTTTAGCGGCTGCTTTTAAAGAAGTCACGCAAGCACAAACAACACTTGCCCACGAAGATTTACACAGTGGCATGATCCTGGCTGGTTTATTTGGGATCATCGATCCTCCAAAAAAAGAAGCGATCGAAGCCGTTCGAATCAGTCAACAAGCAGGTATTTCAGTAAAAATGATTACAGGTGATCACAAAGATACTGCAGTGGCCATAGCCAAAGAAATTGGTCTTGAAAACTATCAAAATGCTTTAGTAGGCCAAGACATTGAACAGCTTAGTGATGAAGAATTAGCAAAGGTTGTTCTATCGAACGATGTGTATGCTAGAACAACACCAGAGCATAAACTACGTTTAGTTAACGCTATTCAAAGCAATGGGCAAATTGTCGGGATGACTGGAGATGGCGTCAATGACGCTCCAGCGCTTAAACAAGCAGATATTGGTATCGCTATGGGAATCAAAGGAACAGAGGTAACGAAAGATGCGGCTGATATGGTTTTAGCAGATGATAACTTCGCAACGATCACTGTTGCGATTAGAGAAGGTCGACGCGTTTACGAGAATTTGAAAAAAACAATTTATTTTTCTTTACCAACGGCTTTTGCGCAAGGTCTGTTAGTAGTTGTTTCCTTGTTATTAGATAGACCACTACCGTTGACCTCTGTCCAAATTTTATGGCTGAATATGGTGACTACAATCACATTGTCCTTTGCTTTAGGGTTTGAACCGTTAGCAAAAAATGGCATGAATCAGCCACCTCGTGATCCAAAGGAAAACATTTTAGATCGATATGCTGTTTTTCGTATCGTTTACGTCTCACTTTTATTAGCTGCTTTAGGTTTTTTAGTCAATGGATTTTTAGAAGGTCGCCATGCATCAGAAGCAGTTATGCAAACGACATTGATTACTACAATCGTGTTTGGTCAAGTTTTCTATATGATTAATTGTCGGGAAATTTATCGATTTTCGATCAATAAAAGTATATTGGCAAATAAAGTATTGTGGTTGTCCTTGCTAATTCTAGTCATTTTGCAAGCTTTGTTGATCTATACACCGATCATACATCTAGCACTCGGAACAGCAACGATCGGTTGGCCGTATATAAAATTGGCCTTACTTTCTGGAGTTGTTGTGTTTATAGTTGTCGAGCTTGAAAAATTGATTACACGAAAATTAAAAAAATCATAA
- a CDS encoding aldose epimerase family protein: MTVLNISNQKFGENAILYSLTNDNGLTMKVTNLGARIVELIVPVKGEQRNIILGFDSAEEYVAKDMYFGATIGRVAGRIKHGSFSIDEHNYQLPISPENGHTLHGGSKSFESRIWEAEIAETNEQVSVLFSYLSTDGENGFPGELQARVTYTLTNNNEWILDYYAKTDQPTLYNPTNHVYFNLTGDVTQPVDQHSLFVDADRFAVVANDTTVTGELSSVTGTPFDFRKPQSMKQVFQTAYEQNRLVGGLDHPFILNQTGFDQAQAMIIAPQKDLTVEMYTDRPAVVIFTAQFGDNGPEVRGQKLVSHGGITLETQVSPGAVEFEGFGDILLRPENPYQSRTLFKIK, translated from the coding sequence ATGACAGTATTGAATATTAGTAATCAAAAATTTGGAGAAAACGCTATTTTGTATTCGCTTACGAATGATAATGGTTTGACGATGAAAGTCACGAACTTAGGTGCTAGAATCGTTGAGTTGATCGTACCAGTTAAGGGAGAGCAACGCAATATTATTTTAGGCTTTGATTCTGCGGAAGAATATGTGGCGAAAGATATGTATTTTGGCGCAACGATTGGGCGGGTTGCGGGAAGAATCAAGCATGGCTCGTTTTCAATAGATGAGCATAACTATCAGTTACCGATTTCTCCAGAAAATGGTCATACTTTGCATGGTGGTTCAAAAAGCTTTGAGTCAAGGATTTGGGAAGCGGAGATAGCAGAAACCAATGAACAAGTTTCTGTATTATTTTCTTATCTGAGTACTGATGGAGAGAATGGTTTTCCAGGAGAATTACAAGCACGTGTGACGTATACACTAACTAATAATAATGAATGGATTCTAGATTACTATGCTAAAACAGATCAACCAACGCTTTATAACCCAACGAATCATGTTTATTTCAATTTAACTGGGGATGTCACGCAACCCGTTGATCAACATTCGCTATTTGTTGATGCCGACCGATTCGCTGTAGTTGCTAACGATACAACCGTTACGGGTGAACTGAGCTCAGTTACAGGAACGCCTTTTGATTTTAGAAAGCCGCAGAGCATGAAGCAGGTATTTCAGACAGCCTATGAGCAAAATCGTTTAGTAGGTGGATTGGATCATCCGTTTATTTTGAATCAGACTGGTTTTGATCAGGCACAAGCAATGATTATAGCACCACAAAAGGACCTGACGGTTGAAATGTACACGGATCGCCCGGCAGTTGTGATTTTTACAGCACAATTTGGTGATAATGGGCCAGAGGTTCGAGGGCAAAAATTAGTCAGTCATGGTGGGATTACGTTGGAAACCCAAGTTAGCCCAGGAGCTGTTGAATTTGAAGGATTTGGTGATATTCTATTACGTCCAGAAAACCCCTATCAAAGTCGAACCCTATTTAAAATTAAGTAA
- a CDS encoding VOC family protein, which produces MTLEIAVFLSMNGRAGEALAFYKKHLDAKELFVVTYEQMAKKDPSFQVTEETKHFLSHSVLQVGKNKIMIAENSMDPKETFRLGNNFSLCLQSADLAEIQTFYSSLVSDGRVKIITSLSQNVFSGAYGIVEDPFGIQIQLMHDKRLML; this is translated from the coding sequence ATGACTTTAGAAATTGCTGTATTTTTATCAATGAATGGACGTGCTGGAGAAGCTTTAGCTTTTTATAAAAAGCATTTAGATGCTAAAGAATTATTCGTCGTAACCTATGAACAGATGGCTAAAAAAGACCCTAGCTTTCAGGTAACAGAAGAAACGAAACACTTTCTCTCGCATTCTGTTTTACAAGTTGGTAAAAACAAGATTATGATCGCAGAAAATTCAATGGATCCTAAAGAAACATTTAGGCTTGGCAATAATTTTTCTTTATGTCTTCAAAGCGCTGATTTAGCTGAAATACAAACATTTTATTCTAGCCTAGTCTCAGATGGCCGGGTAAAAATCATCACTTCCTTGAGTCAAAATGTCTTTAGCGGAGCCTACGGTATTGTTGAAGATCCTTTTGGTATACAGATCCAGTTAATGCACGATAAGCGGTTAATGCTTTAA